From Piscinibacter gummiphilus:
GCTCGGCCGCTCCAACGACCTCATCAACATCGCCGGCAAGCGCAGCTCGCTCGGCCACCTCAACTACCACCTCAACGGCATCGAAGGCGTGCGCGACGGCGCCTTCTGGCTCCCGCACGACGCCCCCGATGGCGTGGTCCGCCTGGTCGCCTTCGTGGTCGCGCCCGACGTGTCGGCCGAGGAGATCCACAAGCGCGTGGTCGCCGAGATGCGCCTGCGCGTCGACACGGCTTTCCTGCCGCGCCGCGTGGTGCAGGTGCCCGAACTGCCGCGGGTGCAGGGCACGGGCAAGCTGCCGACCGGCGCGTTCGCCGCCTGGGCCGAGCAGGCGTTGGCCGCCGCCTCGCGCCGCTGAGCCCTCCCATTCCTTTCGCGAGCGTTTCGGTGGACGTTTTCATTCCCCTCGACCATCCGGCGTTTGCCGGCCACTTCCCCGGCCAGCCCTTGCTGCCGGGTGTGTCGTTGCTGTCCGAAGTGCTGGAGGCCGTGCTGCGCGATCCGGCCCTGGCGGCTGCGGTCGGTGCCACGCCGCGCCTCGGGGCGGCCAAGTTTCTCTCGCCGGTGCGCCCGGGCAGCACCTTGTCGATCGTGTTCAGCGAGAGCGCGAGCGCCGTGCGCTTCGAGGTGAAGG
This genomic window contains:
- a CDS encoding 3-hydroxyacyl-ACP dehydratase, yielding MDVFIPLDHPAFAGHFPGQPLLPGVSLLSEVLEAVLRDPALAAAVGATPRLGAAKFLSPVRPGSTLSIVFSESASAVRFEVKVGERAVASGHFERTP